The Vicia villosa cultivar HV-30 ecotype Madison, WI linkage group LG1, Vvil1.0, whole genome shotgun sequence genome includes a region encoding these proteins:
- the LOC131661066 gene encoding NDR1/HIN1-like protein 10 encodes MDFDEDLGCCACCGCLCCCLFNGICNLICTLIVILGVFVFLFWLIVHPIPLKFSVTDASLTQFSFTNNNTLNYNLTLNITIRNPNRMLGIYYDNIETDAFFQGVRFSSQTLGAFFQHRKYTSFLKPVFNGRQLVPLRSDQISEFKKERKDGVYRIDVKVLLDVRFKLGLFKIGNVEPRVRCDLKVPMKTGNRTLLMNGFQATDCDWDYKWR; translated from the coding sequence ATGGACTTCGACGAAGACCTCGGATGCTGCGCCTGCTGCGGATGTCTATGCTGTTGCCTCTTCAATGGCATCTGTAACCTAATATGCACTCTCATCGTAATCCTAGGagtctttgttttcctcttctgGCTCATCGTTCACCCTATTCCTCTCAAATTCAGCGTAACAGATGCATCCCTTACTCAATTCAGTTTCACAAACAACAACACCCTTAACTATAATCTCACTCTCAACATCACAATCCGAAACCCTAACAGAATGCTTGGTATCTACTACGATAACATTGAAACGGACGCGTTTTTTCAAGGTGTTAGGTTTAGTTCTCAAACCCTAGGAGCATTCTTTCAGCATCGTAAGTATACAAGCTTCTTGAAGCCTGTTTTTAATGGCCGGCAATTGGTTCCTTTGAGGTCTGATCAGATTTCAGAATTCAAGAAGGAGAGGAAAGACGGAGTTTATAGAATTGATGTGAAGGTTTTGCTTGATGTGAGGTTTAAATTGGGTTTGTTTAAGATAGGGAATGTGGAACCTAGGGTTCGTTGTGATTTGAAGGTTCCTATGAAAACAGGTAATAGAACTTTGTTGATGAATGGGTTTCAAGCTACTGATTGTGATTGGGATTACAAATGGAGGTGA